A segment of the Parasynechococcus marenigrum WH 8102 genome:
GCGAAATACCGGGGTGAGTTCGAAGAACGGCTCAAAGCGGTGCTGAAGGAGGTCACCACCTCCGATGGACAGATTGTGCTGTTCATCGATGAGATCCACACGGTGGTGGGCGCTGGCGCCAGCGGTGGTGCCATGGACGCCAGCAATCTGCTGAAACCGATGCTGGCCCGGGGTGAACTGCGCTGCATCGGGGCCACCACCCTTGATGAGCACCGTCAGCACATCGAAAAGGATCCCGCCCTGGAGCGACGCTTTCAGCAGGTGCTGGTGGATCAGCCCACAGTGCCGGACACGATTTCAATCCTGCGGGGCCTGAAGGAGCGCTACGAGGTACACCACGGCGTACGCATTGCCGACAGCGCTTTGGTGGCCGCCGCCATGCTCAGCAGCAGATACATCACCGATCGCTTCCTGCCGGACAAGGCCATCGACCTGGTGGATGAATCCGCCGCCCGGCTGAAAATGGAGATCACCTCCAAACCGGAGCAGATCGACGAGATCGATCGCAAAATTCTGCAGCTGGAGATGGAAAAACTCTCCCTCGGCCGTGAGTCCGACAGTGCCAGCCAGGAGCGGTTGCAACGGATTGAACGGGAATTGGCGGAACTGGGTGAACAACAGAGCAGCCTCAATGCCCAGTGGCAGAGCGAAAAAGGTGCCATTGATCAGCTCTCGGCTCTCAAGGAGGAGATCGAACGGGTGCAGCTGCAGGTGGAGCAGGCCAAACGCAATTACGACCTCAACAAGGCAGCTGAACTCGAATACGGAACTCTCGCCACGCTGCAACGCCAGCTGCAGGAGCAGGAAGACCTCTTGGAAGACGAGGACGGAACAGACAAAACCCTGCTGCGGGAGGAGGTCACCGAAGACGACATCGCTGAAGTGATTGCCAAGTGGACCGGCATCCCCGTGGCTCGCCTGGTGCAGAGCGAAATGGAGAAACTGCTGCAGCTGGAGGACGACCTGCATCAACGGGTGATCGGACAGAACCAGGCGGTCACTGCCGTTGCCGACGCGATTCAACGCTCAAGGGCAGGCCTCAGCGATCCCAACCGGCCCATCGCGAGCTTTCTGTTCCTCGGGCCGACGGGTGTCGGCAAGACGGAACTGTCCAAGGCGCTGGCCAATCGCCTGTTCGACAGCGACGACGCCATGGTGCGCATCGACATGTCGGAGTACATGGAGAAACACACCGTGAGCCGACTGATCGGTGCCCCTCCGGGCTATGTGGGTTATGAAGCCGGCGGCCAGCTCACGGAAGCGGTACGGCGACGGCCTTACGCCGTGATCCTGTTCGACGAGGTGGAGAAAGCCCACCCCGATGTGTTCAATGTGATGCTGCAGATCCTCGATGACGGCCGCGTTACCGACGGCCAGGGCCGCACGGTGGATTTCACCAACACCGTGTTGATCCTCACCAGCAACATCGGCAGCCAATCGATTCTTGAGCTGGCTGGGGATCCGGAGCAACACACGGCGATGGAGCAACGGGTCAACGAGGCGCTCAAGGCCAAATTCCGTCCCGAATTTCTCAACAGGCTCGACGATCAGATCATCTTCCGCAGCCTTGAAAAAGAGGAGCTGCGCCGGATCGTGTCACTGCAGGTGGAGCGTCTGCGGTCGCGACTGGAGCAACGCAAGCTGGACCTTCAGCTCAGCGACATCGCAGCCGATTGGCTGGCCACCATTGGCTTTGACCCGGTTTACGGAGCAAGACCCCTCAAACGCGCCATCCAGCGGGAGCTGGAAACACCAATCGCCAAAGCGATCCTGGCGGGACAGCTCAGTGAGGGACAGACGGTGCAGGTTGATGCAGGTGACGACAAACTCTCAATCAGTTGAAGCAACCGCTCAACCAGCAGCCTCGAACCAAGACGGCACAGCATGAACCTGCGCAGCATTGCGCGAATTCTCACGCGCTTCAACAGCCCAGCAGCAGCTACGTCCGCCATCCCGTTGCTTGAGGAGGCTGTTGGCCCAATCCCATACCAGAGCGGCGGTTGACTCCATCCCCACGTTGTCCATCACCCGCAGATCAAGCGCTCCCTGTTCATGCAACCTTCTCCAATCCTCAAGAAGAGGATCATCGGCATTGACCAAAAAGGTGTGGTCGAACTGCTCGCGCAGCTGCTGCTCCAACGGACGCAAACTTGAGAAATCGACCACAAACCCACACTCATCAAGCTCGGTGGCGGCGAACCAAAGCGTGAAACTCCTGCTGTATCCGTGCACGAAGCGGCAATGCCCCGCATGGCGCCACTGGCGATGGCAACAGGGATAGCCCTCGAACTGTTTGCTGCAGGTGAAACGCGTCGGGGGGTCAGGCACGATTGGCAGAAGGGCGAAGTCGGTCAGAACGCTGCGGGAGGATCAAGGCAGAAACCGAGGACTGATGCAGCCCCTCAGCCCCGCCTTCATCGACCAACTCCGTTTTAACGAAGCGGGGTTGATCCCAGCGATCGCCCAGGACTGGCTGGACGGGGCCGTTCTGATGGTGGCCTGGATGAACAGGGAATCGATCCAACAAACCCTGAACAGCGGCGAGGCCCATTACTGGAGTCGTTCACGACAGGAGCTGTGGCACAAAGGAGCCACCAGTGGTCACACCCAGACCCTGCGTTCCATCCGCTACGACTGCGATGCTGATGTGCTGCTGCTGACCATCGAACAACGTGGCGACATCGCTTGCCACACCGGTGCCCGCAGCTGCTTCTACGAAGGCGGCGATCAACGTTCCGATGGGGGCTCAAATGCCTTGTCTCCCCCTGCGGACGCTTGCACCGAGCTGTTTCGCGTGATCGAGTCTCGGCGAGACAACCCGGAGGAAGGCAGCTACACAAACAAGCTGCTGGAGGGGGGTGACAACAAGATTCTCAAGAAAATCGGCGAGGAGAGTGCTGAATTCGTGATGGCCTGCAAGGACGACAATCCTGAGGAGATCGCAGGAGAAGCCGCCGACATCCTCTTCCACATGCAAGTGGCCTTGGCGCACCACGGCGTGAGCTGGCGTCAGGTTCAGGAGGTGCTGGCCGCACGACGAGGTGCCCCGAGGCGGCACTAGGGCAGACAGGGGCTATCGCTGCTGATCACCACCTCATCGCCAAGCTGAAGCGTGCCGAGCAAAGTCGTCAACGTGTCCTGGTTGACGTTGATGCAACCACCGGTCACCGATTGACCGACGCGCCGCTCGTCGTTGGTGCCGTGGATGGCGAAGCTGTACCAGCGGAACTTGCCCTTGTAGGTGTTGAACTGAAATGGTTGGTCCGTGGGGGGTAGCGGGGTCAAACTGATAAATCCGATGCCGTACTCGCCGGACTGACCGTCGCCCTTGAAATCGATGGAACTCATGTTGCGGAACAGTGAGTCCTTCAGCTCCGCTTCAGTCTTGCCGGATTGTTCCACCAGATCAGCCTCCATCGCGAAGTCGCTGTCACTGAGGATCGCGTTGACACGAAACCTGCCGAGGGGCGTCAGCCCATCCTGAAAGCTAGTGCCAGCACAGGCGAGACCCAAGCGGCCGAAACCGACTGGAAATCGCTGTGCCTCTCCACTGGCTTCAAGAATTCCCTCACTGGCAGAAGGGTTCTCAACATCCAATTGAATTCGCACCAGACGCCTCGACTCGGGCGCCTGCTCCCTCTCTGCCACGGGGTCGTCAGCGCTTGAACAGCTGGCGAGGGTCACCAGCAAGGCCAGCGAAAACAGAGAGCGAATAGTCAGCACGACAACTCAATCGATGTCACCAGCTTGACGAGATCGCACTGACCGCGCATGGCACGATATGACAATCAAATCACATCTATATATACACGATATCGCTCAATCTTGCGTCTCGCTTCCCTCTGAAACTCCAAAGCGGGCGTCCTGGCTGCGCAGCCATTGCAGTGTCTCGAGATCTCTCTCCGAAAGCTTCAGGACCGGGGCCTTGCCCTGGTGAACAGCCATGGCATCTCCAGAGTCAGAACTATGTCCCCACAGCCCGAAGGCGTGGCCCAGCTCATGCAGAGCCGTGGCCTGAAGCACCGGCGCTCGTAATTCCGGGGAGACGAGCACCGACACCTTGGGCTCAAAGCGCCACACGCCCCGTCGACGCGCCCTCACGATCTGCAAACGACTACGACCATTGCTGGCACGCCAGCCACTCGCTGTCCGCCGCCGCGGTGGCCTTCGACGCAGCAACTGCACATGGGCCCGACCCGGATCCTGGACACGAACCACAGGAAGATGAGCTGACCAGGTATCGAGAGCCTCATCAACAGCTGAAAGCCAACGCGCTTGCCAACGATCAGGCGGATTACCCGTAGCTGGCTGAACCCAAACGCACCATCTGGGCAGTGAGGCCGGCCCCATGGAGGTGGTAGCCAGAGAGAGGCTGTACCCCGCCGAGACCTCAGACAACGGCAAGGGGGTCAACGGCGAGGCCTCCACCAGGCGGATTTCCTGAGCTGGAGGACAGGGCTCTGCAGGCATCAAGCTGCAGGCAAACCAACGCCACGGGCCATCAGCGTTGCCAGGAATGGGATGCTGGCAAACCCGACCAACTCAATGTTGATGATCCAGGCCAGTCGACTGGCCAGTGCTTCACTGACCTGCGGCAGTTCACCCTTACGAAGGGGGATCGCCCAGAGGATGTAAGTGATCGTTGGGTATAAGGACAGGCCGCCGACGGACAGATACAAACCGACCTTCCACCAGAACAATGGATTCTGCGTGTAGAACTCGGATCCCTGTCCGAAATGAATCACCCGAAGGATGCCGCTGACCAGCAGCGCCAGAGCTGCAATGCCGTAAACGATGTCGGTAACGACCATGGCC
Coding sequences within it:
- the clpB gene encoding ATP-dependent chaperone ClpB produces the protein MQPTAEQFTEQAWAAIVAAQQLAQASRHQQLETEHLLLALLRQNGLAGRILSKTGVDVTTFEASVEGHLQRLPSLGSAPDSVFLGRSLNKALDRAEQRRDGFGDSFIAIEHLLLALAEDDRCGRQLLSQAGVTTNTLKEAITAVRGNQTVTDQNPEATYESLAKYGRDLTAAARDGQLDPVIGRDEEIRRTIQILSRRTKNNPVLIGEPGVGKTAIVEGLAQRIVNGDVPQALQNRQLITLDMGALIAGAKYRGEFEERLKAVLKEVTTSDGQIVLFIDEIHTVVGAGASGGAMDASNLLKPMLARGELRCIGATTLDEHRQHIEKDPALERRFQQVLVDQPTVPDTISILRGLKERYEVHHGVRIADSALVAAAMLSSRYITDRFLPDKAIDLVDESAARLKMEITSKPEQIDEIDRKILQLEMEKLSLGRESDSASQERLQRIERELAELGEQQSSLNAQWQSEKGAIDQLSALKEEIERVQLQVEQAKRNYDLNKAAELEYGTLATLQRQLQEQEDLLEDEDGTDKTLLREEVTEDDIAEVIAKWTGIPVARLVQSEMEKLLQLEDDLHQRVIGQNQAVTAVADAIQRSRAGLSDPNRPIASFLFLGPTGVGKTELSKALANRLFDSDDAMVRIDMSEYMEKHTVSRLIGAPPGYVGYEAGGQLTEAVRRRPYAVILFDEVEKAHPDVFNVMLQILDDGRVTDGQGRTVDFTNTVLILTSNIGSQSILELAGDPEQHTAMEQRVNEALKAKFRPEFLNRLDDQIIFRSLEKEELRRIVSLQVERLRSRLEQRKLDLQLSDIAADWLATIGFDPVYGARPLKRAIQRELETPIAKAILAGQLSEGQTVQVDAGDDKLSIS
- a CDS encoding 6-carboxytetrahydropterin synthase: MPDPPTRFTCSKQFEGYPCCHRQWRHAGHCRFVHGYSRSFTLWFAATELDECGFVVDFSSLRPLEQQLREQFDHTFLVNADDPLLEDWRRLHEQGALDLRVMDNVGMESTAALVWDWANSLLKQRDGGRSCCWAVEARENSRNAAQVHAVPSWFEAAG
- the hisIE gene encoding bifunctional phosphoribosyl-AMP cyclohydrolase/phosphoribosyl-ATP diphosphatase HisIE; this translates as MQPLSPAFIDQLRFNEAGLIPAIAQDWLDGAVLMVAWMNRESIQQTLNSGEAHYWSRSRQELWHKGATSGHTQTLRSIRYDCDADVLLLTIEQRGDIACHTGARSCFYEGGDQRSDGGSNALSPPADACTELFRVIESRRDNPEEGSYTNKLLEGGDNKILKKIGEESAEFVMACKDDNPEEIAGEAADILFHMQVALAHHGVSWRQVQEVLAARRGAPRRH
- a CDS encoding L,D-transpeptidase family protein; protein product: MLTIRSLFSLALLVTLASCSSADDPVAEREQAPESRRLVRIQLDVENPSASEGILEASGEAQRFPVGFGRLGLACAGTSFQDGLTPLGRFRVNAILSDSDFAMEADLVEQSGKTEAELKDSLFRNMSSIDFKGDGQSGEYGIGFISLTPLPPTDQPFQFNTYKGKFRWYSFAIHGTNDERRVGQSVTGGCINVNQDTLTTLLGTLQLGDEVVISSDSPCLP
- a CDS encoding zinc metalloprotease, which encodes MPAEPCPPAQEIRLVEASPLTPLPLSEVSAGYSLSLATTSMGPASLPRWCVWVQPATGNPPDRWQARWLSAVDEALDTWSAHLPVVRVQDPGRAHVQLLRRRPPRRRTASGWRASNGRSRLQIVRARRRGVWRFEPKVSVLVSPELRAPVLQATALHELGHAFGLWGHSSDSGDAMAVHQGKAPVLKLSERDLETLQWLRSQDARFGVSEGSETQD
- a CDS encoding DUF2214 family protein — translated: MHLAVALTADIAKNAGVAYVHYVSFMLCFGALVLERKLIKANPDRGEATAMVVTDIVYGIAALALLVSGILRVIHFGQGSEFYTQNPLFWWKVGLYLSVGGLSLYPTITYILWAIPLRKGELPQVSEALASRLAWIINIELVGFASIPFLATLMARGVGLPAA